From the genome of Bacteroides sp. MSB163, one region includes:
- a CDS encoding alginate lyase family protein — MRKRILLLICILCTLVHSIAAQPEKSSNPEFLTKAFVHPGMAQSKQDLDYMREMVVKGIQPWKTAFENLKKNTYLDFIPKPFAEISVGPYGTNSIGGREFSESAETAYNHALMWYITQDKAYAHKAIEILNAWSYVLRGFDANNAKLNVGLFGYYYLNAAEILKHTDSGWAPKDLQQFTQMVLTVLYPTIKGFFTEANGNWDASMISTIMCIGIFTDNHEIFNRAVERFYRGEGNSGITRYLYPGGQCQETTRDWGHVQLGIGEFAKAAQTADTQGLDFYSVADDRLAQGFEYTARFMLGEHIDLFGVFTDRDNDKFRDIYESIYQHYKNTKGLLLPYTEKAIKQHTRPKSSVGFLTAAKAPLPNAPAKTSLYTGFDKFLKPTVIGALKGKSKKLPANSIFVKPGESIQEAIDSNQKSGKWIILEAGVHTLKAPLKIYSGTLLAGQGRETIIFPAPQTETAIINGENILSDVTIRNLLIEGATKVTENADPNHDRRSRSYMNAPSREGVIFKSKEKDGIQNITFENITIQNFTKNGVAIVGGKNIRINQCDFSDNGASVVPGAGFHHNLHLSYITNCDITSSRFDTSPYGNGINATFCQNVKVINSEMARNGLSGIRCAESNRISINNSLAEGNNEHGIFIEKQMNPCKDITIHQNTVQNNRYRGIDAQTAIQLNIKDNRSLHNGRE; from the coding sequence ATGAGAAAAAGAATACTCTTATTAATATGCATACTGTGTACCTTAGTACACAGTATAGCAGCCCAACCGGAAAAGAGTTCTAACCCAGAGTTTCTAACCAAGGCTTTCGTGCATCCGGGCATGGCTCAAAGCAAACAGGACCTCGACTATATGCGCGAAATGGTAGTAAAAGGCATACAACCCTGGAAAACCGCTTTTGAGAATTTAAAGAAAAACACTTATTTAGATTTTATCCCCAAACCATTTGCTGAAATATCAGTAGGTCCCTATGGAACAAACAGCATAGGCGGACGTGAGTTTTCCGAAAGTGCAGAAACAGCCTATAACCATGCATTAATGTGGTATATAACCCAAGACAAAGCCTATGCGCATAAAGCCATTGAAATCCTGAATGCGTGGAGTTATGTTCTCCGGGGATTCGATGCAAACAATGCCAAGCTGAATGTAGGTTTATTCGGATATTACTACCTCAATGCTGCTGAAATTCTGAAACATACCGATTCCGGCTGGGCGCCCAAAGACCTGCAACAATTCACGCAAATGGTCCTTACAGTCCTTTATCCCACTATTAAAGGCTTCTTTACCGAAGCTAACGGTAACTGGGATGCATCCATGATTAGTACCATCATGTGTATCGGCATTTTTACTGATAATCACGAAATTTTCAACCGGGCAGTAGAAAGATTCTACCGGGGAGAAGGTAACTCCGGCATCACCCGTTATCTCTATCCGGGTGGACAATGCCAAGAGACAACTCGCGACTGGGGACATGTACAATTAGGTATAGGTGAATTTGCCAAAGCAGCACAAACCGCCGACACGCAGGGATTAGATTTTTATAGTGTAGCTGATGACAGGCTGGCACAAGGTTTCGAATATACAGCACGTTTCATGTTAGGAGAACATATTGATTTATTCGGAGTCTTTACAGACAGAGATAACGACAAATTCAGAGATATCTATGAATCCATATACCAGCATTACAAAAATACCAAAGGCCTATTACTGCCATATACCGAGAAAGCAATAAAACAACATACACGCCCGAAGTCATCAGTAGGTTTTCTGACGGCTGCCAAAGCTCCGCTTCCCAATGCTCCGGCAAAAACATCTCTTTATACAGGTTTCGATAAATTCCTGAAACCAACAGTAATCGGAGCTTTAAAAGGCAAATCAAAAAAACTTCCTGCCAACAGTATTTTTGTAAAACCGGGAGAGTCCATACAAGAAGCCATAGACTCCAATCAAAAGAGTGGCAAATGGATTATTTTGGAAGCAGGAGTACATACATTGAAAGCTCCTCTAAAGATATATAGTGGCACCCTCCTTGCTGGTCAGGGACGCGAAACTATAATCTTTCCGGCTCCACAAACAGAAACTGCAATCATTAATGGAGAAAATATTCTCTCTGACGTCACTATTCGCAATCTTCTGATAGAAGGTGCCACTAAAGTAACCGAAAATGCCGATCCTAATCACGACCGTCGTAGCCGCTCATATATGAACGCTCCCAGCCGGGAAGGCGTCATTTTCAAATCAAAAGAGAAAGATGGCATACAGAACATTACATTTGAAAATATTACCATACAGAATTTCACAAAAAACGGTGTAGCCATAGTTGGTGGAAAGAATATTCGTATTAACCAATGTGATTTCAGTGATAATGGTGCCAGCGTAGTGCCAGGTGCCGGTTTCCATCATAATCTTCATTTGTCATACATCACAAATTGTGATATAACAAGTAGTCGTTTCGATACCTCCCCCTACGGAAACGGTATAAATGCTACTTTCTGCCAGAATGTGAAAGTTATCAACTCAGAGATGGCCCGTAACGGACTCTCAGGCATACGATGTGCAGAAAGTAACCGGATAAGCATCAACAATAGTCTTGCTGAAGGTAACAATGAGCACGGAATATTCATTGAGAAGCAAATGAACCCTTGTAAAGACATTACAATCCATCAGAACACCGTACAAAATAACAGATATCGCGGTATTGATGCCCAAACAGCCATCCAACTAAATATCAAAGATAACAGAAGCCTTCATAACGGTAGAGAATAG
- a CDS encoding Crp/Fnr family transcriptional regulator, with product MDKFNIKDSHPNISRLEKLFLEEGVLTKFKKNEYLVRQNEKTNQIGFIKSGMFRLSHIDADANEWIVGYSFVNDFVCDYPSFIKQTTSTANIQATTECEVYLLSLNRLNQFWETDMDTQRLGRQIAETMFAEIYQRLLGFYCNSPEQRYQSLMKRCPDLQEKLSLKEIAQFLGITPETLSRIRKKQLYT from the coding sequence ATGGACAAATTTAACATAAAAGACAGTCACCCTAATATTTCCAGACTCGAAAAATTATTTCTGGAAGAAGGGGTACTTACTAAATTCAAGAAGAATGAATATCTGGTACGGCAAAATGAAAAAACAAATCAGATAGGTTTTATCAAGTCCGGGATGTTCCGCTTATCACATATAGATGCAGACGCCAATGAATGGATTGTCGGTTATAGCTTCGTAAACGATTTCGTCTGTGACTATCCTTCTTTTATAAAACAGACAACTTCTACGGCCAATATACAGGCTACTACCGAATGTGAAGTTTATCTTCTTAGCTTAAACCGACTTAATCAATTCTGGGAAACAGACATGGATACCCAACGATTAGGCAGGCAGATAGCCGAAACCATGTTTGCCGAGATATACCAACGCTTATTAGGCTTCTATTGCAATAGTCCCGAACAACGTTACCAGTCATTAATGAAACGATGTCCTGATTTACAAGAAAAACTTTCTTTAAAAGAAATAGCCCAGTTTCTCGGTATTACCCCCGAAACCCTCAGCAGAATACGAAAAAAACAACTGTATACTTAA
- a CDS encoding glycoside hydrolase family 2 protein gives MKRNAILLSLLTALFLLPGKVGGQTTSSDGKLVYNFPFAPSEGLVNKTEKEYRKEVCLNGYWDFQPVVLPGSYVQGKGVAPELPLPKEGAWSKTRIKIPSPWNINSFANRNVEGPDHRNYPSYPKEWEQVKMAWMKKTIAIPTDWDGQQIKLYFEAVSGYTEVYINKEKVGENFDIFLPFSVDITDKVNAGETAEVWVGVRSQSLFENNSTIGRRIVPAGSMWGYHIAGIWQDVYLLALPKVHVEDVYVKPLVSQNMLELEVTVQNNTEKKADLQIQGKINEWVNLAGTDINSAPVPAWELGQEALKVAPVKVAIPANASTKVVLQVPVSGELNFWTPEQPNLYAVLLSLQAKKQTLDVKYERFGWREWTLQGTTQCLNGKPYQLRGDSWHFMGIPQMTRRYAWAWFTAIKGMNGNAVRPHAQIYPRFYMDVADEMGICVLNETANWASDGGPKLDSELFWEASKEHLRRFVLRDRNHASVFGWSISNENKPVILHVYNRPELMPQQKKAWEDWRDIVRANDPTRPWISADGEDDGDGILPVTVGHYGDMGSMKHWVEIGKPWGIGEHSMAYYGTPEQVAKYNGERAYESQLGRMEGLANECYHLLANQRNMGASYSTVFNMAWYSLKPLPLGKRDMTTQPDINKDGIFFAEYKEGVPGVQPERVGPYCTTFNPGYDLSLPLYDPWPMYDAMRAANAPGHPGWSAYANIDKKQYEAPAATPAEKYKEVVFIGEDNSKLKNILDAQGVKFATKVTAPARMLYIVDGTYTLDAAEKKSMLANIAKGADVWIWGLTPQTVNVYNEILPLPVALDNLKRSSFLPVQKSWIRGLNNSDFYFCELQRADASEYSLTGALVEEGDVLLNACKTDWRAWNKRPEELKTASTVRSEYECTAATPVFVKYQNGASCFYISTLKEFTNSEKGYNTLGVILKNAGIDRNEIEVKSNEVFFLRDNQLMFPTAVKDKLVKMSDGWTLDIYVFSPRPLDDLLIEPNMPKLTLVVKARECQLAINDKAYAAASQNRHEATYKELPLLQGWNKISIKIGQRDKNEFTGNFRCDNRNEFLSSLKVMYINPEAK, from the coding sequence ATGAAACGAAATGCAATTTTATTAAGCTTGCTGACAGCTTTGTTCTTACTACCGGGAAAGGTAGGGGGGCAAACTACATCAAGCGATGGTAAATTGGTGTATAATTTCCCGTTTGCACCAAGTGAGGGTCTTGTAAATAAGACAGAAAAGGAGTATAGGAAAGAAGTTTGCCTGAATGGTTACTGGGACTTCCAACCTGTGGTTTTGCCGGGTAGCTATGTGCAAGGTAAAGGAGTAGCACCGGAACTGCCGTTGCCTAAAGAAGGGGCTTGGAGCAAAACTCGTATAAAAATACCTTCTCCCTGGAATATTAATTCCTTTGCCAACCGAAATGTGGAAGGTCCCGACCATCGCAATTATCCGTCTTATCCGAAAGAATGGGAGCAAGTGAAAATGGCATGGATGAAGAAAACTATAGCGATTCCTACTGATTGGGATGGTCAACAGATAAAACTTTATTTTGAGGCTGTATCCGGATATACTGAAGTCTATATTAATAAGGAGAAGGTGGGAGAGAATTTTGATATTTTCCTTCCGTTCAGTGTAGATATTACGGATAAAGTGAATGCTGGTGAAACAGCTGAAGTATGGGTGGGAGTTCGCAGCCAGTCTTTGTTTGAAAACAACTCTACGATTGGTCGCCGCATTGTTCCTGCCGGTTCTATGTGGGGATATCATATTGCCGGTATCTGGCAGGATGTATATTTGCTGGCATTGCCCAAAGTACATGTGGAAGATGTATATGTGAAACCCTTGGTTTCGCAAAATATGCTTGAACTGGAAGTAACTGTACAGAATAATACGGAAAAGAAAGCTGACTTACAGATTCAAGGTAAAATCAATGAGTGGGTGAATTTGGCAGGAACAGATATAAACTCTGCTCCTGTACCAGCATGGGAACTTGGTCAGGAAGCTTTGAAAGTAGCTCCTGTAAAAGTTGCCATTCCTGCTAATGCTTCGACTAAAGTCGTATTGCAGGTTCCTGTATCGGGTGAGTTAAATTTCTGGACTCCCGAGCAACCGAATCTTTATGCTGTATTGCTCTCATTACAAGCTAAGAAACAAACGTTGGATGTGAAGTATGAGCGCTTCGGGTGGCGTGAATGGACATTGCAAGGTACTACACAATGTCTGAACGGTAAGCCTTATCAGTTAAGAGGTGACTCCTGGCACTTTATGGGTATTCCGCAAATGACGCGCAGATATGCGTGGGCATGGTTCACTGCCATTAAGGGTATGAATGGAAATGCAGTTCGTCCTCATGCACAGATATATCCCCGTTTCTATATGGATGTAGCTGACGAAATGGGTATTTGTGTGTTGAACGAAACAGCTAACTGGGCGAGTGATGGTGGCCCGAAACTGGATTCCGAGCTCTTTTGGGAGGCATCTAAAGAACATTTGAGACGTTTTGTACTCAGAGACCGTAACCATGCTTCTGTCTTTGGCTGGAGTATCAGTAATGAGAATAAACCGGTGATTCTGCATGTTTACAACCGGCCTGAGCTTATGCCTCAGCAGAAGAAAGCCTGGGAAGACTGGAGGGATATTGTGCGTGCTAATGACCCGACTCGCCCGTGGATTTCTGCTGATGGTGAGGATGACGGAGATGGTATATTGCCGGTTACAGTAGGGCACTATGGTGATATGGGCTCAATGAAACATTGGGTAGAAATCGGTAAGCCTTGGGGTATCGGTGAACATAGTATGGCTTACTACGGTACGCCGGAGCAGGTTGCCAAGTATAATGGTGAAAGAGCCTATGAATCTCAACTGGGCCGTATGGAAGGACTGGCAAATGAATGTTATCATCTGCTTGCTAACCAACGTAATATGGGTGCTTCTTATAGCACGGTTTTCAATATGGCATGGTATTCCTTGAAACCACTGCCGTTGGGTAAAAGGGATATGACTACGCAACCGGATATAAATAAGGATGGTATCTTCTTCGCAGAATATAAAGAAGGTGTTCCGGGCGTACAACCGGAACGTGTAGGTCCCTATTGCACTACGTTTAATCCGGGATATGATCTAAGTCTGCCTTTGTATGATCCGTGGCCTATGTATGATGCTATGCGTGCAGCCAATGCACCGGGACATCCTGGTTGGTCTGCTTATGCCAATATCGACAAGAAACAATATGAAGCGCCAGCCGCTACTCCGGCAGAGAAATATAAAGAAGTCGTTTTCATTGGAGAAGACAACAGTAAACTGAAGAATATCCTGGATGCGCAAGGTGTGAAATTTGCGACTAAAGTTACCGCTCCTGCACGGATGCTTTATATTGTGGACGGTACTTATACTTTGGATGCTGCTGAAAAGAAGAGTATGTTGGCTAATATAGCTAAAGGTGCTGATGTCTGGATTTGGGGATTGACACCTCAGACTGTGAATGTGTATAATGAGATTCTGCCTCTTCCGGTGGCTTTGGATAACCTTAAGCGTTCTTCTTTCCTGCCGGTTCAGAAATCATGGATACGTGGCTTGAATAATTCAGATTTCTATTTCTGCGAACTTCAAAGAGCTGATGCCTCGGAATACTCGCTGACAGGCGCTTTAGTGGAAGAAGGAGATGTATTACTGAATGCTTGTAAGACTGATTGGAGAGCTTGGAATAAACGTCCGGAGGAACTTAAAACGGCCAGTACGGTACGGAGTGAGTACGAATGTACAGCAGCTACTCCTGTATTTGTGAAATATCAGAATGGAGCTTCTTGTTTTTACATCAGCACGCTGAAAGAGTTTACTAATTCAGAAAAGGGATACAATACATTGGGAGTTATTTTGAAGAATGCCGGAATTGACCGTAATGAGATTGAGGTGAAATCAAATGAAGTTTTCTTTTTGCGTGATAACCAGTTAATGTTCCCGACTGCTGTAAAAGATAAGTTAGTGAAAATGTCGGATGGATGGACTTTGGATATCTATGTATTTAGTCCACGTCCTTTGGATGACTTGTTGATTGAACCGAATATGCCGAAACTGACTTTGGTTGTGAAAGCAAGAGAATGCCAGCTCGCTATTAATGACAAAGCGTATGCTGCTGCTTCACAAAACAGGCATGAGGCTACTTATAAAGAACTGCCCTTGTTGCAAGGTTGGAATAAGATAAGCATAAAAATAGGACAAAGAGATAAGAATGAATTCACAGGTAACTTCAGATGTGATAACAGAAATGAATTCCTTTCTTCTTTGAAAGTGATGTATATTAATCCTGAAGCTAAATGA
- a CDS encoding sialate O-acetylesterase, protein MEKLFFSHMKVKSLITFLLLTHFLSVSTFVGAKVQLPSVLSSNMVLQQQANIKLWGKAKENSSVTIKTSWDNRTYKTTADKQGKWLLNVSTPTAGGPYEITFSDGEALTLKNILIGEVWFCSGQSNMEMPMSGFDRQPTQGTNDIIAKAKASTPIRIYNTDSKDGRWVRQYSKTPQEDCKGEWLENTPVNVSHTSATAYFFARYIQEVLEVPVGIIVSSLGGSKVEAWMSREAISPFKSIDLAILDNDEPVKNITDTPCVLYNGKIAPFTNFTIKGFLWYQGESNRDNANLYQSLMPAFVKDLRSKWNIGELPFYFVEIAPFNYEGADGTSAARMREVQQQNMKDIPNSGMVTTLDIGHPVFIHPTDKETVGNRLALWALAQTYGRKGFGYATPVYKSMEISGNKIYINVDNAQRCLCPMWTPLEGFEIAGEDKVFYPAHAEIETKTTRLAVSCDKVQHPVAVRYAYKNYTQASVFNIYGIPVAPFRTDNW, encoded by the coding sequence ATGGAAAAACTTTTTTTTAGTCACATGAAAGTAAAATCGTTGATTACTTTTTTACTATTAACACACTTTTTATCTGTCTCCACATTCGTAGGAGCCAAAGTACAATTACCCTCCGTACTTAGTAGCAACATGGTATTGCAACAACAAGCAAATATAAAGCTATGGGGAAAAGCCAAAGAAAACTCGTCTGTTACCATAAAAACATCATGGGATAACAGAACCTATAAAACAACTGCAGACAAGCAAGGAAAATGGTTATTAAATGTCTCCACACCAACAGCCGGAGGCCCCTATGAAATTACATTCAGCGATGGAGAGGCTTTAACATTGAAAAATATATTAATAGGTGAAGTCTGGTTCTGCTCCGGACAATCGAACATGGAAATGCCCATGAGTGGTTTCGACCGCCAACCCACTCAGGGCACAAACGATATCATAGCCAAAGCGAAAGCCTCTACCCCAATCCGCATCTACAACACCGATTCCAAAGATGGAAGATGGGTACGGCAATATAGCAAAACCCCACAGGAAGATTGTAAAGGTGAGTGGTTAGAGAATACTCCAGTCAACGTATCCCACACAAGTGCAACAGCCTACTTTTTCGCCCGATATATTCAGGAAGTACTGGAAGTACCAGTCGGTATTATTGTATCTTCTCTTGGAGGATCAAAAGTAGAAGCATGGATGAGCCGGGAAGCCATAAGCCCATTTAAAAGTATTGATTTAGCCATACTCGACAATGATGAACCTGTAAAAAACATCACAGATACTCCATGTGTACTCTATAATGGGAAAATAGCTCCTTTCACGAATTTCACCATTAAAGGCTTCCTTTGGTATCAAGGCGAAAGTAATCGTGACAATGCTAATTTATACCAAAGTCTGATGCCTGCTTTTGTCAAAGACTTACGCAGTAAATGGAATATAGGAGAACTCCCTTTTTACTTCGTAGAGATTGCCCCCTTTAATTATGAAGGGGCCGATGGCACCTCAGCCGCCCGCATGCGTGAAGTCCAACAACAAAATATGAAGGATATTCCTAATAGTGGAATGGTTACCACTCTGGATATAGGTCATCCGGTCTTTATCCATCCTACAGATAAAGAAACGGTAGGTAATCGCCTTGCTCTTTGGGCACTTGCCCAAACTTATGGACGAAAAGGATTCGGTTACGCCACTCCTGTTTATAAATCCATGGAAATATCAGGTAACAAAATATACATCAATGTGGACAACGCACAGCGTTGTCTTTGTCCTATGTGGACCCCACTCGAAGGATTTGAAATTGCCGGTGAAGACAAAGTTTTCTACCCGGCCCATGCTGAAATAGAAACCAAAACTACCCGTCTTGCCGTATCATGCGATAAAGTACAGCATCCGGTAGCCGTCCGATATGCTTATAAGAATTATACCCAAGCAAGCGTATTCAACATCTATGGTATCCCCGTAGCTCCCTTCAGAACAGACAATTGGTAG